The nucleotide sequence GAACTTCAATTTCATTTTGAGTCAAGAAATGTGAAAACTCGTTTACTTGTTTATCTGTACCGATGACACAAATTTCATCGCCTGGAAATAAACGTTCGGTTTTGTTAGGGACCTGAATCATAATTCCTCCCCGTTTGATATAAGCGATATTAATTCCCAGTTCTTCCCTCATACGGATTTCTCGAAGGGTTTTACCGGCCAAATTGGATTCTTTTTGAATTTTAAAAGTAGTCATGTGACCGTCCCAAGGAGTGATGTTTGCATAACGTCTGTCAATCACTTTGGTGTCTTTTTCATAGAAATTTTTTAAAAAATGCTCTTCAATTTTGTGGTACTGTTCGTGTAATTTTTTAGGGAATAAAAAATATACGACAATAGCTAATATCAAGGCAAAAAAGGCTACGATTGGCGAGAAAAAGATATTCAGTAAGAAACCAATGAATAATAAGGCTAATCCCATTCTGAAGAAAAAGAGCATCAAAATAGGTCCTTTGTATTTACGTTCTTGAAATAGAATTTCGACTTCTTTTACAGCAACTCTTCTCAGTGATAAGGCCCATAAAAAAGGGGATATGATAACCATTGTAATCAGCGCTGCAATGGTATTTCCAAAAATAGAATTAGCAACCAAAGGCAATACATATTGAGAAGACAATAAGGTGATTGAAGTTATAATGATGGCATGAATGATAATTTGGAATAAGTGTGCTCGTATTACTACCTGCCATGTGCTTACGGCTCTAATAGCTTGGGCATTGGTACTGTAACGATTTATTTTTTTTGTAATTCTACGGGGTAATTTTTTTTCTAGAAATTCAGAAAAAGGTACTGCCGCCTTCACCATAAAGGGTGTGGTAAAAGTCGTAATCGCTGATACTGCTACTACAATTGGATAAAGGAAACTGCTAGTAACATTCATCGTCATTCCTAGCGTCGCAATGATAAAAGAGAACTCTCCAATTTGCGCCAAACTCATCCCTGTTTGTACAGATTGTTTTAAAGGCTGCCCTGATATTAGCGCTCCCACTGTTGAACTGATAGACTGTCCAAAAATGGTGATAAATGTCAAAATTATTACAGGAATATAATGTTCGTATAGGGCCGTTGGGTCAATCAACATTCCTACTGATACAAAGAATACCGCTCCAAATAAATCTTTTACAGGTTTTATAAGATGCTCAATATGTTCTGCTTGTGTGGTTTCGGCTATGATGGAACCCATAATAAAAGCGCCAAGAGCAGGTGAAAAACCTACATTAGAAGCTAGAATTACCATCGTTAAACACAAGGCTAACGAGATAATCAATAGCATTTCATCGGTTAATAAGCTTTTTGCTTTTTTGAGTAAAGTAGGAATGAAAAATATACCTCCCACAAACCAAGCAGTCAAGAAAAAAGCCAGTTTTAAAACCGAAAAAATTAATTCTCCACCCGAAAATTGTTGCGTTGCTGCGACTGTCGATAGTAATACCATCATCAAGATGGCAACTATATCCTGAACAATAAGGGAACCTATCACAATTCCGGCAAACTTTTGAGCCTTAACACCTAATTCATCAAAGGTTTTTAAGATAATGGTTGTAGAAGAAACCGAGAGAATAACTCCGAGGAATATACAATCCATCGGTTTCCAACCCATCCATTTCCCGGCTAAGAACCCCACTAGAACCATCGTAATGATTTGGGTGACGGCGGTGATGGAAGCAGTTCCGCCCACCTTCATTAGTTTTTTAAAACTAAATTCAAGACCTAAACTAAATAGTAAGATGATAACACCAATGTCAGCCCAGATTTCGACACTTTTAATATCCTTTACAGAAGGGAAGAAATCAAAGTGATTACCTGCCAAAAATCCTGCGATTAAGTAACCAAGAACTAAAGGTTGTTTTAGTTTTTTAAATAATAGTACTGCAATTCCGGCGGTCATCAGGATTAATCCTAAGTCGCTTATTAAGGGTTTTAAATGATTCGTTGTTTCGGCTATCGTTGCTGCGGCACTCATTGTTTATATTTTGGTAATTAAAATCAATAAAAAAGCTATCGATAAAGATAGCTTTTTTTTGAATATTTAGTTTGAAATCGTAGTCGTCCTACTGATATAACTGAATTTTTGCTAATTAAATTCTTACAGCACAACAATTTTCATATTTTAATTATATACCTATGAAATTACTAGGAGTAATTTGTAATAATTCATTTTTAATTTCATCAGATACTTCAAGTGTTCCAATAAAAGCATGAATAGAATCCTTTGTAATCGCTTCGTTAGTTCTTGTTAAACCTTTCAAAGCTTCGTAAGGATTAGGATAAGCCTCACGACGTAAAATAGTTTGGATCGCCTCAGCTACTACCGCCCAGTTTTTCTCTAAATCTTCTTCGAATTTACTTTCGTTCAATAACAATTTGTTTAGTCCTTTCAAAGTAGCTTCAAAGGCAATGATCGTGTGACCTACAGGAACACCTACGTTTCTTAAAACCGTACTATCTGTCAAATCACGTTGTAATCTTGAGATAGGCAATTTAGCCGAAAGGTGTTCGAAAATCGCATTGGCAATTCCTAAGTTTCCTTCTGAGTTTTCAAAATCAATAGGGTTTACTTTATGTGGCATCGCTGACGAACCGATTTCGCCTGCTTTAATTTTTTGTTTGAAATAATCCATAGACACATACGTCCAGATATCACGATCTAAATCGATGATGATGGTGTTGATGCGTTTCAAAGCATCGAAAAACGCTGCAAAGTGATCGTAATGCTCAATTTGTGTTGTTGGGAACGAATGGTGTAGTCCTAAAGTATCTTGAACAAATTTGTTTCCAAATTGTTTCCAGTCAATCTGTGGGTAAGCCACGTGGTGTGCATTGTAGTTTCCTGTTGCACCACCAAATTTAGCAGCAAACGGAACATTAAACAACAAACGCATTTGCTCTTCTAAACGTTCTACGAAAACCGCAATTTCTTTCCCCAAACGTGTTGGCGAAGCCGGTTGTCCGTGTGTACGAGCAAGCATTGGGATATGTGCCCATTCTTGGCTTAACTCTTTCAACTTTGCAATCACTGAAATCAATGATGGCATGTACACTTTTTCAAACGCTTCTTTGGTAGATAATGGTATCGCAGTGTTGTTGATATCTTGTGAAGTCAATCCAAAGTGGATGAACTCTTTATATTCTGATAAGCCTAATTTCTCAAAAGCATCTTTAATAAAGTATTCCACCGCTTTTACATCGTGGTTGGTTACTTTTTCAGTCTCTTTAATCCAAAGTGCATCTTCAGTAGAGAAATTTTTATAAATCGCACGCAAACTTTCAAACAAATCCTTGTTTACACCAGCAAGCTGAGGCAAAGGCACTTCGCATAAAGCAATAAAATATTCAACTTCAATTAAAACTCGGTATTTTATTAAGGCCTCTTCAGAGAAAAAAGGAGCCAAATTTTGCGTCTTACTTCTATATCTTCCGTCAATAGGAGAAATAGCATTCAATTCGTTTAAAGTCGTCATTGTGTGTTATTTTTTTGAAAGGCACAAATATAGGTAGAATTTTAGGATTTAGGACAGCCTAAAAACGTTTTTTATCAAGAAATTAGCCGTTTAATATGAAATAAATAATCTATTTTTTTAGGAGCTATTTCCTGCTATCCGTTTCAATCTTGTGGGGGCAAAGGCAAAGCCCCCACAAGGATTTCCACTTCTATCAGGGCTAGGACATCTGTGTTCCTATGAAAATTGAGTTTTGTAAAGGAAATAATTATTCTTAAGATGAAATTTCAAATAGCATTAATATGGAATTAAACTTAGATTACACATTGGAACACAGATAACACAGATGAAAGGGATTTACACTGATTTTTTAATTGTTTTATAACATGAAATCTGCGAAAATCGGCCTAATCTGCGTGAAAAAAATCATTGAAATTCTAATGGGGATTTTGGGCTAAAAGTAAATGATAATCCAAACCCTATGATTTCCTATGCCAAGTAAAACGCCTTATCGAGCAAAACAAGCCTATGACCCGAGGCTGCACTGAGCAAAGTCGAAGTGTGTTTAAAAAAAACATACCGTATAAGCTCAGACTGACATGCTGCCTACTAATTAACCTTGATTTATTTCCTGAATAATTTCAGCCACTAATTGATACGATTTGATTCGCGCCTCTTGGTTGTGGCAATTGGTCGTTACAATCAATTCATCCACCTCTGTTTTAGCAATAAAATCAATCAGTTGGTTTTTAACCGTGTTTTTTGAACCAATAAAAGTATAACGTGCCATTTGCTGAACCGTAGGATGTTCTAGTGTTTCTCTTAAATCAGGTGTCATTTCGCAAGCTTCGTCTAATGATTCCCTTTTGGTTCCCGTCAATAAAGCCACAATCATTTTGATAAACGAAGTCGCCATTCGTTCTGCTGCTTCATCCGTATCGGCTACAAAAACATTAATTCCTGTCATAACATAAGGTCTTGATAAGACCGCTGACGGCATGAACTCATCACGGTATATCTTCAAAGCAGGAAACAATTGAGCCGTTGCAAAATGACTAGCAAAAGCATAAGGCAATCCTTTTCTGGCGGCTAAGTGCGCGCTCTCCGTACTAGAACCTAAAATATAGATAGGCACATCAACACCTTCGGCTATGGTGGCTCTTACTTTCGAATTCTGATTGTTAGCCGAAAAGTAGGTTTGAATTTTTTCAATCTCATCAGGAAAAGAATGTGCGGCATCCATAAAATCAGAGCGAATCGCACGCGCGGTTTCTTGGTCGGTTCCAGGTGCTCTTCCTAAGCCTAAATCAATTCGGTTAGGGTAAATTGTTCCTAAAGTTCCAAACTGTTCCGCCACAATAAGCGGAGAATGATTAGGGAGCATAATACCACCTGAACCCACTTTCAAAGTTGTGGTTGCTTGTGCCACATGACCAATCAAAACGGCCGTTGCACTACTAGCAATAGCAGGCATATTGTGATGTTCGGCTAACCAAAATCGGGTGTAACCTGCTTCCTCAGCCTTTTGCGCTAAGCTAACGGTGTTTTTTATTGTTTGTTGAGTAGAATTTCCTTTGGTAACAATAGCTAAATCTAAAATAGAATAAGCAATATTTTTGGTAGGCATAATTTCTTTATTTGTGTATACAAATATAAGGCTGTTTTGCTAGCTTCGTTGAATAGTGAATCATAAAATAAAACTAAAGTTGGTTAAGCACTCGTTAAATAAAAACCGCTAATTTCCGAGTAACACTTTGTTATACTGATTGAATTTTACTTCGTTAAAAATGATTTGAAAATCACTTTTCTGATTAGACCATTGTCCCGTTAAATATTGGGAGTTGTTTTCATTTTCGTAGACAAAAAATCCTTTATCGTTATAATCATTTTCAAACTTTAAACTAAACTTACCTGTATTTACATTGTTAGAAAATTCGTTTAATGAAATTGCCTTTTTAGAATACGTTCCGCTAAGTTTTATTTTGATTTTCTTCTTGTCATAATAGTAATAACCACTTACAGAATTGTCCTTTTTTGAAAGATTTAGTGCCATACTAATTGGATACAAATTATTTATTTTTCCAAAAAGATAGATGTTGTTTTCACAGTTGGGTTTTTCTTTTTGGTTCATTAAAAAAAGAGCAATTTTATTCTTTGAAGTATAATTGTTGGTAAAAAGCATTCGATATGCCCAATCATTTAGGTATTGTTTCATCACCTCTTTGGAGACTGATTTCGTAAAATAGGGCGTGCAGGCTTGGGCAACATGAGGATAACAATCATTGGTCAATGAAAAATTGAGTTGGTTGTCTTTTACTTCATACTTTTCAATATCATAGTAAGAACAAAAAGGTTCTGAACCTTCACAATCGGCTATGGAGGTTGTAAATTCTTTTTTAATGTCGGGTAGCCAATATTTCTCCATAAAATCTAAATAGCCATTCAACGTAAATAACGCTTGGAACGGAATTTTTTGGCTATCTTGAATGGCTCCTGTTTTAATGTGAAAGATAAATTCCTTTTCAAACTCACTAGGATAAGGACCTAAATACCCAATATCCATTTTTAGGAACAAATAGTCATTGTTGATTTGGTATTCAAACGTACAACCTGAAAATCGAAAATCTTCCTCTTTCTTTAGTTGATAGCCTTCAATCATAAACTCATCTAAAATAAATTGATTGATCTTTTTTACAGCAGGTTCAAATTCCTTTTTTAAGGCAATCACTTTAGGAATTTCGTTTTCAGATTGGAAGGATAAAGTCGATTTGATCATCACTTTTTTAACGGCTATTTTTTCTTGACTAGAAGCTATAAAGGAAAACAATAATAGTAATAGTAGGGAGAGTTTTTTCATTGATTAATGAGAATAAATTTTTATAGGTTACAAATGAAGATAAAGTTAGTGATTTAGCTTCTAAAATTTTTAGCCACAGATTTAAAGAAAGTGGTCGGACTTTGACAAAGAGTTGCTAACTTGGAAAAAGACCACAAATTACACAAATTAGCACAAATTCAAAAATGTATTAAATTGAATTACACAAATTTCTAATTAATATCAAAATTATTATCTGCAAAAATCTGCCAAATCTGCGTGCTTATTTTTTGCACGCATATTTACACAGATTTTTTTTAATAGAAATATTTGATAAACACACATTTAGACAAAGAGTTAGATAGAATTAAAATGATTAACACAGATTAATCCATTTAATCCTTTAAATCTGTGGCTAATTAAAAAAATCTTACTCAATCCAAATGGTTTTGATATTCACAAATTCCCGAATACCATAACCTGATAGTTCTCTTCCAAAACCACTATTTTTAATCCCTCCAAAAGGCATTCTAGGGTCTGAAACCACCAATTTATTGACAAAACTATTTCCTGCTTCTAATTGTAGCGCTATTTTTTCGCCTCTTTCCGTATTCGATGTAATCACTCCTGAACCCAAACCAAATACCGAATTATTAGCCAATGCAATAGCATGATTTTCGTCTTTCGCTTTAATGACTGAGGCAACGGGTCCAAAAAGTTCATTGTCAAAAGCTTCCATTCCGGGAGTTACCTCGGCCAAAATAGTCGCTGGGTAATAAGCACCTTTTCCTTCGGGAATTGTTCCACCTAAAACCAATCGGGCGCCTTGCGAAATGGATTTTTCAACTTGTTTGTGTAAATCATCACGCAAATTCACTCGGGCTAATGGGCCGTAGTAAGTCGTTTCATCTGTAGGTTCGCCCATTTTGGCGGCTTTCATTTTGGTGGTGTATAAGGCCAAAAAAGCATCATAAATCGATTCCAAAACCACAAAACGCTTGGCAGCAATACAGGTTTGTCCGTTGTTTTGTAACCTGCCAAAAGTCGCTAAATCAGTAGCTGCTTCTAAGTCGGCGTCGTCCAAAATGATGTAAGCGTCACTACCTCCTAATTCTAGCACTGTTTTCTTTAAATTTTGTCCGGCAATAGCTGCAACAGAGCGACCGGCAGGTTCGCTACCCGTCAATGTAACCGCTACGATTGTTTGGTCTTCAATAATATCTTTGACGTTTTCTGCATTAATATTAAAATTGGTAAAAATACCTTTTGGGAATCCCGCTTTAATAAAAGCTTCCTCAATCGCAAAGGCACATCCTTGGACGTTTGAGGCATGTTTCAAAACCCCAACATTTCCAGCCATAAGAGCAGGAGCCGCAAACCGAATCACTTGATAGAAAGGGAAATTCCACGGCATAACCGCTAATACGGTACCCATAGGCTGAAAAGTTACATAGCTTTTACTAGCCTCCGTTTTTACGGTTTCGTCTTTTAATAAGCTATCAGCATGATCGGCATAATAGCGAGTGACCAAAGCACATTTTTCTATTTCTTTGCGCGCTTGTCCAATCGTTTTTCCCATTTCGGCAGTGGCAAGTTGGGCTAGTTTTTCGTTATCTGCATCCAGTATATCAGCCAAATTTTTCATCAAAGTAGCTCGTTCTTCAAAACTGGTTTTCTTCCAAGAATCAAAAGCTTTTTTGACTTTGACTAAGGTTTCTTTTGCTTCTGTGACAGTAATGCGTGGATAGGTTCCTATAGTTTCTCCATTGGCTGGATTGATGCTTATGGTGTTTTTCATGGGGTTGGTGCAATTTAGTACGAGTAAAAGTATCTCAATTTTATAAAATTACAATAAAAATGTAAATTTTATAATGGAATAAAAGAACGCTAATCCAGAGGCATAAGTGTAATAGGGGATTATTTCACAGAGACGCTCAAAGAAAAAAAACACTAAGGTTCACAAAAAAAACACTAAGGTTCACAAAAAAAACACAAAGATTCATAAAGTTTTAAGTCAAAGTAACCCCAATCTTGTCATTCTGACGAAGGAAGAACCTCCGTAAGTAACTCTACAAAGTATTTCCGTACTTTATTTGCTCATTGTTGTGGGCACGAGCCAGAGGCATCGCGCCAGCCGTTTGACGATTTCTGCTCGGAACAGCTAGGGGCAAAGAATGCAATTCTGAGCTATCCGTTTAGGAGAGTATTTATTGCATATTCGAGCAATCGGGTTTTAGTATTTCACAAAGAAACTCAAAGAAAAAAACACAAAGATTCACAAAGTTTTAAGTCACAGTAACCCCAATCATGTCTTTCTGACGAAGGAAGAATCTTCACAAGTAACTCTACAAAGTGTTTACGTACTTTATTTGCTCATTGTTGCGGGCACAGAATGCAATTCTGCGCTATCCGTTCACGAGAGTATTTATTGCATATTCGAGCGATCGGGATTTCTATGACTTGAAATACTTGTTTTTAAGCACCTCAATTTTAAAACTTCCAACTTAAAAGCAAAAATAAACCTCGCTTAAATGTGCTTAAACGAGGTAGTTTTTTATGTTTATTTTTTAAAATTCACTTTTAAAGAGGGTTGCGCAACAGCTACGTGTGTTAGTGGCTGTTTTTTTTATTCATTATTGTTCTGTTGTCCTAATTGAATTAGTGTTTTAATTGCATCTGGCTGGTCTTTAAATAGTTGTAATGCCATCATACCTTTTTCCATGTCTCCAAGTGAATTATCTGTAATTAATGGAAGCATATCAGGATTTGCAGCTAAAAGAGAGAACATATTTACCATTAAGTCTGTTTGGATTTCTTGTTTAGGTTGTGCATATTTGGGAAACTCAAATTTTATTAATTGAGCTAAATGCAAAACTTGATTATCTGGTTTCAATGGGTTTTTTTCGTACCAATTAAAAAACTCTCTAAGCTGTTTCGCTAAGTCTTGTATTCCTTTAGGCGTGCATTCATATTCAATATATCTTTGATGCGAAATATCAAATGGAGTTTTTATTTTAACACTAGAGTTTCTTATTAAAATCGTACCTGGTTTAAAGCTATGTCTAAGTCCTAATTCATAAAATACATTCGGATTTGGAAATGTCACGTCTGCAATAACAAAAGTATCATACATTAAATGTGTTAAAATATCAGTTGTAATAGTACCAGGAACAGCACATTCATCAGCTCTTACAATATTCATTTTTGATCTCGCACTTAAAATTGCAGGTTTTATTACATTTTCGTAATCATCTTTCAATTGATCAGCTGAAATTTC is from Flavobacterium sp. NG2 and encodes:
- a CDS encoding NAD-dependent succinate-semialdehyde dehydrogenase, encoding MKNTISINPANGETIGTYPRITVTEAKETLVKVKKAFDSWKKTSFEERATLMKNLADILDADNEKLAQLATAEMGKTIGQARKEIEKCALVTRYYADHADSLLKDETVKTEASKSYVTFQPMGTVLAVMPWNFPFYQVIRFAAPALMAGNVGVLKHASNVQGCAFAIEEAFIKAGFPKGIFTNFNINAENVKDIIEDQTIVAVTLTGSEPAGRSVAAIAGQNLKKTVLELGGSDAYIILDDADLEAATDLATFGRLQNNGQTCIAAKRFVVLESIYDAFLALYTTKMKAAKMGEPTDETTYYGPLARVNLRDDLHKQVEKSISQGARLVLGGTIPEGKGAYYPATILAEVTPGMEAFDNELFGPVASVIKAKDENHAIALANNSVFGLGSGVITSNTERGEKIALQLEAGNSFVNKLVVSDPRMPFGGIKNSGFGRELSGYGIREFVNIKTIWIE
- the purB gene encoding adenylosuccinate lyase, with the translated sequence MTTLNELNAISPIDGRYRSKTQNLAPFFSEEALIKYRVLIEVEYFIALCEVPLPQLAGVNKDLFESLRAIYKNFSTEDALWIKETEKVTNHDVKAVEYFIKDAFEKLGLSEYKEFIHFGLTSQDINNTAIPLSTKEAFEKVYMPSLISVIAKLKELSQEWAHIPMLARTHGQPASPTRLGKEIAVFVERLEEQMRLLFNVPFAAKFGGATGNYNAHHVAYPQIDWKQFGNKFVQDTLGLHHSFPTTQIEHYDHFAAFFDALKRINTIIIDLDRDIWTYVSMDYFKQKIKAGEIGSSAMPHKVNPIDFENSEGNLGIANAIFEHLSAKLPISRLQRDLTDSTVLRNVGVPVGHTIIAFEATLKGLNKLLLNESKFEEDLEKNWAVVAEAIQTILRREAYPNPYEALKGLTRTNEAITKDSIHAFIGTLEVSDEIKNELLQITPSNFIGI
- a CDS encoding cation:proton antiporter — translated: MSAAATIAETTNHLKPLISDLGLILMTAGIAVLLFKKLKQPLVLGYLIAGFLAGNHFDFFPSVKDIKSVEIWADIGVIILLFSLGLEFSFKKLMKVGGTASITAVTQIITMVLVGFLAGKWMGWKPMDCIFLGVILSVSSTTIILKTFDELGVKAQKFAGIVIGSLIVQDIVAILMMVLLSTVAATQQFSGGELIFSVLKLAFFLTAWFVGGIFFIPTLLKKAKSLLTDEMLLIISLALCLTMVILASNVGFSPALGAFIMGSIIAETTQAEHIEHLIKPVKDLFGAVFFVSVGMLIDPTALYEHYIPVIILTFITIFGQSISSTVGALISGQPLKQSVQTGMSLAQIGEFSFIIATLGMTMNVTSSFLYPIVVAVSAITTFTTPFMVKAAVPFSEFLEKKLPRRITKKINRYSTNAQAIRAVSTWQVVIRAHLFQIIIHAIIITSITLLSSQYVLPLVANSIFGNTIAALITMVIISPFLWALSLRRVAVKEVEILFQERKYKGPILMLFFFRMGLALLFIGFLLNIFFSPIVAFFALILAIVVYFLFPKKLHEQYHKIEEHFLKNFYEKDTKVIDRRYANITPWDGHMTTFKIQKESNLAGKTLREIRMREELGINIAYIKRGGIMIQVPNKTERLFPGDEICVIGTDKQVNEFSHFLTQNEIEVPKITPQDEIVLRQIELHNEDFIGLSIGRSKLRERTNGLIVGIERNGNRILNPESNIVLEKNDNLWIVGNKKLLNDLFHEK
- a CDS encoding LLM class flavin-dependent oxidoreductase, with product MPTKNIAYSILDLAIVTKGNSTQQTIKNTVSLAQKAEEAGYTRFWLAEHHNMPAIASSATAVLIGHVAQATTTLKVGSGGIMLPNHSPLIVAEQFGTLGTIYPNRIDLGLGRAPGTDQETARAIRSDFMDAAHSFPDEIEKIQTYFSANNQNSKVRATIAEGVDVPIYILGSSTESAHLAARKGLPYAFASHFATAQLFPALKIYRDEFMPSAVLSRPYVMTGINVFVADTDEAAERMATSFIKMIVALLTGTKRESLDEACEMTPDLRETLEHPTVQQMARYTFIGSKNTVKNQLIDFIAKTEVDELIVTTNCHNQEARIKSYQLVAEIIQEINQG